In Nitrospinota bacterium, a genomic segment contains:
- a CDS encoding KH domain-containing protein: MKELITIIAKSLVDKPDEVVLTELQGENITVFELRVAKEDLGKVIGKQGKTARAIRIILNATATKLKKRAVLEIVE; this comes from the coding sequence ATGAAAGAACTGATTACGATCATAGCGAAGTCTCTTGTGGATAAACCTGATGAAGTGGTTTTAACGGAATTGCAAGGCGAAAACATCACCGTTTTTGAACTCCGTGTTGCAAAGGAAGACTTGGGAAAAGTGATCGGCAAGCAGGGGAAAACCGCCCGTGCGATTCGCATCATTTTGAACGCAACCGCGACCAAACTAAAAAAACGGGCGGTATTGGAAATAGTCGAATAA
- the rimM gene encoding ribosome maturation factor RimM (Essential for efficient processing of 16S rRNA) yields the protein MNWVPIGKISRTHGLKGELKFRLMSTDQDTLLSVKHLKVQASQEKETELVLESLRGSPSSLIIKFKGIDSIDDAEALAGQSLFALESEFPELPEDEYYRFQIEGLAAYDLDGRYYGRVEDIIETGSNDVYVVRDGDREILIPMIDWVVKSIDINEKKLIFENVEGLIEDSPV from the coding sequence ATGAATTGGGTCCCGATCGGAAAAATTTCGCGAACACATGGACTAAAGGGTGAACTTAAGTTTCGCCTGATGTCCACAGATCAAGACACCCTGCTAAGCGTGAAGCATCTGAAAGTTCAGGCAAGTCAGGAGAAAGAAACCGAACTGGTATTGGAATCGCTACGCGGCAGTCCATCCAGCCTGATCATCAAGTTTAAGGGTATCGATTCCATTGACGACGCGGAAGCTCTGGCGGGCCAAAGCCTTTTTGCGCTTGAGTCCGAGTTCCCGGAACTTCCAGAGGATGAATATTACCGCTTTCAAATCGAAGGACTGGCCGCCTATGACCTGGACGGACGTTACTACGGGCGGGTCGAGGACATCATAGAAACCGGCAGTAACGATGTCTATGTGGTTCGCGATGGTGACAGGGAAATCCTGATTCCAATGATTGACTGGGTGGTCAAAAGTATCGACATCAATGAAAAAAAGCTCATATTTGAAAATGTGGAGGGCTTGATTGAGGACTCTCCGGTTTGA